A single region of the Vicia villosa cultivar HV-30 ecotype Madison, WI linkage group LG4, Vvil1.0, whole genome shotgun sequence genome encodes:
- the LOC131598418 gene encoding uncharacterized protein LOC131598418 — protein MAAEDIRYCCYDEHREAVSFDEIALYSGWLTTSSTFVVRYLPERVMGQFGYEQTIPRDPTVSSPLAMNRRQLDEVFADWEHHMVHEEARATLAEHDWSCVEGYITRYYKVSHPYMLPAVERGPPRPTHEEILRAH, from the coding sequence ATGGCCGCGGAGGACATCAGGTACTGTTGCTATGATGAGCACCGGGAGGCGGTTTCGTTTGACGAGATAGCTCTGTATTCTGGATGGTTGACCACCAGCTCGACCTTTGTTGTACGCTATCTTCCGGAGCGCGTCATGGGTCAGTTTGGATATGAGCAGACGATACCTCGCGATCCAACGGTCTCATCTCCTCTCGCCATGAATCGCAGACAgttagatgaggtctttgcagactGGGAGCATCACATGGTCCATGAGGAGGCACGGGCGACGCTAGCAGAGCACGACTGGAGTTGTGTCGAGGGGTACATCACACGATACTATAAAGTCTCACATCCATACATGCTTCCAGCTGTAGAGAGAGGTCCTCCCAGACCAACCCACGAGGAGATTCTCCGTGCGCATTAG